The genomic window cctgaactgaaatgagctCTAACCTCTAAGTCAGGGGTTCTGCcgggggggtcacgagacacaaatggggggtcgtgagatgtctgaGATAGTAGCtaagcttgaaataaaatcttgaaaatagaaaaagtaatgagtttcctgcctttctttgttgccagatgctgctaagtttagggttagtgaacagttaattatcaaagcatcagtagcagcaggttaattcataaaggcacaggaaacacagctacgTGCTCATGTAGGTAGGCCAGTTTTCTACAccccagctaaatgaagccacattacaTAACTTTGAGGGACaatgggggtcgcaagtctatGGCACCTATATTTGTGGGGTTGCAGGCTAAAAAGTTTGGGACCCCCTTCTCAAAGTCATACTGCTTGCAGGGATAGAATTGTGTATTTTCCTCCCAAGGTGtgcattctttctttttttttatttgtgcataACTCTCATGTGTTTTTTCCTTCAGTGACTCTGTTTGAGCTGACTGTGGTCAACAACTGGTACATCACCATGGtgagatcacatcactcctctGAACCCTATCATCTGTCACTGCTCTGCAGTCTTGTCATTGATCAGTGGGTGTCACTGTTTGATCACTCCCTTGTCCACTCTCCCATAGGAAGGAGTCACTTCTATGACGAGCCACTGGAGCCGGCTGTACTTCATGACTTTCTACATCGTTACCATGGTGAGGAGGCCTGTGCAGTTGTGTCTGCTGGAGGattctgttgtttgtgtgtgtgtgtgtgtgtgtgtgtgtgtgtgtgtgtgtgtgtgtgtgtgtgtgtgtgtgtgtgtgtgtgtgtgtgtgtgtgtgtgttgtgtgtgtgtgtgttgtgtgtgtgtgtgtgtgtgtgtgcgcgctagtgtgtgtgtgtgtgtctgtgtgtgtgtgtgaaatctgCTTGTGAATGTGATCATGCATGTGTTATATTTCTGCGTGTCCTTCTGAAGGTGGTGATGACCATTATTGTGGCCTTCATTTTGGATGCGTTTGTGTTCCGCATGAACTACAGCCGCAAGAACAGAGAACCAGTGGAGAACCCAGAGGGTGAGACAGAGTGTTAGTGTGAATTTTTGCATGTGCTGGTGTTATGCATTAGTTTACACACTGTATGGTACTTCAAAACAACATGCTTTtgaattttgaaatattttcagtattttttgcACATATATTAGATGAATATAGCTCATGTAAATTAAAACTTGACTGCTGGTGAAGTGTGTGAGTCATTCTAATCTCTGTGTGCTTTCTTTAGATGAGAATGGGATTGTGTTCGAGGTTGAGGTGAGTCGTGATGAATCTCTGGCCACTCTGGAGCTGTACAAACAGATCTGCTCTGGACTGTCCTCCCTCAGCTCTCTTCAGGGAGTCCTACAAGCCATGGACAGGAGCGGGGTAAGAGCTAAACCTCTCTGGACCTCTGCTCTTCACTTGGAGTCCCACTAACTGGCTTCCCCTCCTGTTTTTTGTGTGTACAGCACACTTCTCTGGTGTACCTTGGCCGCAGGTCAAGAACAAAGAGTGACCTCAGTATGAAGATGTACGAGGAGGAGATACAGGTAAGAAACTGAAAGACTTGTCTTGAATACTAAGAGCTCTGTGTATGTGGCATTCTCCAAACCTTCTCCACACTTCTCCTCCAGGAGTGGTATGCAGAGTACTCGAGGGAAAACCTGCCTCAGACAGACCAAAGCCTAGAACAGGAGCTGGACAGTCCCATCTCTGACCTGTCTTCCTTCCCTGAGCTTCAGCTCAACTCACAGACTGGACCTCACAGCATCAACTAACTCCcagcaacacatacacaccacagtATCGGTGTTATAATAATGCTACAAAACCAGAAGCTCTCCACCTCTTCCcatgttctcattttttttaccacagCTGGAGAAAAATGCTGGACCTTTTGAACTCATGTAAGATTGAGATGAATTAAAGGAGCCTGGAGCCATCAgttcagactgacagacagacttCACTGTGTGTTGATGGACCAGTGAAGTGGGAATGATGCCCTCTGTTGGCCTTTTTGAAGACTGCAGGAAACCCGGGCAGGGAGCCTGAGCTATTACAGTATGTTGTGTACGTATGCCGCTGAAGGCCTCCTATTAATCATCATAGAACTGTAACCTGATGCCTTAGATCAGTGGCTCATACAAATGGTATTAACTTCTACTATAACATAAAGACCAAAATTCAAACCATCACACTCCTTTTAGCTCTGCCCCGACAGTACCACTCCAATGTTTCTCCTAACTCATGTCTCCAAAAACTTTCaagtgttttacttttttataaCTTCATATTCTGTAATGTATTTTAGTTAGTTGATAAGAAattttattaaactgttaaaattTTTATGTGCATTAATGTATTTTTGCTGTACTATCATGATGTTGGGAACTCCTCATGCTGTATGACCTGatacagaaaatgaagaaagatAAGCATAGCATTGCTGCTGTATAACATGTAAAAGCAAATACCAAACCCAGATTATTTTAATGCCCCAAATGCAGCTTCGTACAGGGTCATTTAACAGTTTGATTTACAGTGCATTTAGTGCATACCCaatgttttaatttacaaaTATATGTGTCTTCCCTGTGGACTCTCAAAGTGCCGTCACAGCTTCAGTCAGCACAAATAAGTAGTTGTAATAAAGGCACAATGCGATGATTCGTTTCAGCTCTGAGCAGAAGAGTTTGTTGAGAAGTTGCCTCTTTTGGTTTTTCAACAGCAGGCCAGTGCACAGAGTGTAATCATGATTCTTATATAAATAGTGCATTAATATCATGTGTAGGTCAGTGCTGCCTCTGTTCAAGTTGCTTCATGGAAAAGGATCCCTTGCTGCAGACTGGCCTCAGTGTCAGATTTATACCATGTGGATCTCTCCGAACTCCGTGAGCAGTGCAATGACAAGAAAGACGGcatagaagaagaggaggaagatccCGTATGGCCGACCCAGGTGGAACTGGCACAGTGGAACAATGATGAAGGACAGGACCAAAGATAAACCCAGAGACCCCGCGAGAATCCACGTCAGTAAACCCTCGATTTcaaactgaggaggaggaggcagagtcaGAGATGAAACATGCTCATCTACTTCAGTAATCAACTGCAATCATTAACTTTTAACTTTCTTAAAGTTTGAGAGTACCTGCACATAagaatgtgttttatatatttgaaaCAGACACCCTAACCCCACTCCAAACAGCATGTCTGAAGGAAAAGCAGTTAAGGACAAAGTAATCGCTATACATGTGAAAACAGTATGTTTTAAACTTCCACATGCTCTCATAAAAAGACAAGGATACTGAAAATGATGCCTCCAAAGCAGGCAGATATGGCCATGCGTGGGTAGCCCTGCCGGGCAATGGTAATGTCAGAAAAACAGTCtgtcaaagagagaaaatatgCAAGGATTATATGTTAAAGTTTATTTGCATTCATAGGTTAAATTCAAGCAAATAAACGGGTTCATGGATATCACCTCCTATGCTGTTTCCCCAGGCCAACAGAGTCAGACCCAACACAGTGTTACTGAGACTCAGCACCACACCGAGCATGTGCAGAAGGCTGACCACTTCAGAGGCTGCTGCACTGATCAGCACAGCACTCACAACGAAGCCCAGGAGAGCAAACAACTGCAGTAGGAaaatcaaacagacatgaccctgAGCAAGAAAGCATGTTTCATCATCAAAACACAAATGTTATTCAATTTTTTACAGACACTCATTATCCCAAAAAGGTCAATAAGTTCATACTTTTAACTCTTAAGTTCTATTTTTCTTGTAAAAATCATCAACTACATACTCTTACATAACAAGATCTGAAAGTTTCCCACACCCTCCCAGCAGTGTCACTCCCTGTCGCTTACTGAATGATATCTTGGAGGACAGTCATTTGTGGTGGTACAGAAGACAATGGCAGACAGGAAAAGTCCCAAAAGCAGAATCAGCAGCCACAGGGGAAACTGCCCTTTGATCATGTAACTTCCATCTAGACAAGAAATGTGGTGAAAAAGCAAAAGATTTTTGATGATGTCTTTCATCTGCCACAGCACTTTCTTAGCATTTATCATGAGTAGGGACACACTTACATATTCCAGACTGGAAGGCAAGCACACACACCAAGGGAGAAGTGATAAGATGGAGGCAGTTTAATGGCCGTCTCCAGTTCTTGTCCTCTTTATCAGGGTCAACCACAGGGATACAGAGCAGTAGGAGAACCTCTAAAGGTGTCTGAGGAGTGTCAAACACAAATATCAGAAACAACAGGAACAAATTCATGCATACATTCAGCTTTTTTACACTTCCCTAATGTCAGTTTGAAATCAAACAAACCTTCAGAACTTTGAGAGTTCTCCACCTCCATGatttcctcctccacttcctgcTGTCGACTGGGTTCAGAGCACTCAGCAGGATCTGAGCTGTGCTCTCAGTGTATGGCAGAAGTGGTCTGTACTCTGACTCTGAaacgcacacacgcactcatATTTTTGTCTTGTACATGCAACATTTTGGTGTAAGTCAACTTATTTATAGTAGGGTAATGCATTCCTACCATACTCCTGCTGGATGGATCCATCAAGCACACAGGGCACGTCGTCATCAGATGAGTCAGAAGAGCTAaactctgctgcagagacaaaAATATTTACACTTTCAATGTTGCAacactttctttaatttgtctgtGTGAGAATacttgtgttgttgtattttttacctGGAATACGTGCAACAGTGTGGTCACTCGAATTCATTGAATGTTTCTGTCGGTTGTAGATATATGCACTGATGATAACAGTCAACACATACACCACATAGAGGGCCAGGTAGCCtagagagaggaaatgaagcAATAAAGAGAAGCTCAAGATGTGTTTGGAGAATACTAAGAACTTGGAATGAAACCTGAAAGTTGTTCCAAGGCTTATGCAAACAATTTTTTTGCTGGGAAAAAAAGTAGAAGATATGTTATGAGTTTTTATTGGCTTCTTTACCTCATGTGCCAACAGTACAAAGCAGtacaaattgacccaggaacattattgctgttccagagaaactaacataactaacataacaggagggttaagctacATGTATAGGAGGGATGAAACTCAGTCCCAGCTTTGAACTTCAATGCATCATTAATTATAATCGCATGACATTCAGTATCTGAAAAAGGCCATTGTGCATGATaagtcattttaattttggtctagtgcagtggttcccaaagtggggatCGGGAAACACTAATAGGGGTGTTGCGTAATGCCttccaaaaacaaaaccaatTTAAAATTGCATAGTTTATCAacaattataaaaatgtaaacaataatagtggttacatttaaaacaacaccatgcaaatgaaaaatgtctgaTCTGTTTTCCACTTTTCTTCATTGCCTCAAGACCCCTGAGGTGACAGCAATATGAGCACATAGGTAGTCCAAATTTATACCGACCGGCTAAATGAAGTATCTTAGGGTTTGTCTATTAGTGTATTCCCATGGCAGTGAGGAACTTTAACCTCGTCCAGGAACAGTGGGGGGCGCTGGACTCCAGCACTGCTATTTTtggggttgcgggctgaaaagtatgggaacccctggtctagtgTGTTTATCTCCATGTAAATATTTGTGAGCTTTTACTTAAGATTTCGAGTCACTGAGCACATAAAACCGTTTATTCTTACACTACGGTGTTGCTCCTGTCTGAGTACTCCTTTCACCCAGAGAGCAATGAAAGCATTCTGGgatttatttttccattaaGCAGCTAAGATTACATCCCGGGGCAGTACTGTAGATGTTTGCTCCAGAGCATGAAATCACCCAGAGACACATCGCTTTGCAAGGCTGCAGAATCTTTGACATTTATAACCAATCATAACCGGTTTTCAGAATTTCAAT from Notolabrus celidotus isolate fNotCel1 chromosome 9, fNotCel1.pri, whole genome shotgun sequence includes these protein-coding regions:
- the slc8b1 gene encoding mitochondrial sodium/calcium exchanger protein, which encodes MSPAVYLSLLVVLSCHQRICSGSHVLRFQAGWSSDTTLTMMYQSNEDKCDLVMNLNSSERCAFVKNTSDCDMEDGFINYIKVAFCLLPTNLTPLVITLCIIWLLFLFLILGLTASKFFCPNLSAISTSLHLTHNVAGVTFLALGNGAPDIFSAIAAFSNPHTAGLAVGALFGAGIFVTTVVAGSVALVKPFPVASRPFLRDVTFYMVAVFWTFLMLYRGTTTLKETLGYLALYVVYVLTVIISAYIYNRQKHSMNSSDHTVARIPAEFSSSDSSDDDVPCVLDGSIQQEYESEYRPLLPYTESTAQILLSALNPVDSRKWRRKSWRWRTLKVLKTPLEVLLLLCIPVVDPDKEDKNWRRPLNCLHLITSPLVCVLAFQSGIYGSYMIKGQFPLWLLILLLGLFLSAIVFCTTTNDCPPRYHSLFALLGFVVSAVLISAAASEVVSLLHMLGVVLSLSNTVLGLTLLAWGNSIGDCFSDITIARQGYPRMAISACFGGIIFNMLFGVGLGCLFQIYKTHSYVQFEIEGLLTWILAGSLGLSLVLSFIIVPLCQFHLGRPYGIFLLFFYAVFLVIALLTEFGEIHMV